The following proteins are co-located in the Telopea speciosissima isolate NSW1024214 ecotype Mountain lineage chromosome 9, Tspe_v1, whole genome shotgun sequence genome:
- the LOC122639694 gene encoding U4/U6 small nuclear ribonucleoprotein Prp31 homolog yields the protein MATLADSFLADLDDLSDNEADIIDEDVGDEEGMEEDVDGDMPDIESLNYDDLDSVSKLQKTQRYIDIMQKVENALEKGSDNPSQGIVLEDDPEYQLIVDCNALLVDMENEIIIIHNFIRDKYRLKFPELESLVHHPIDYARVVKKIGNEVDLTLVDLEGLLPSAIIMVVSVTASTTSGKPLPEENLKKTIDACDRALALDSAKKKVLDFVESRMGYIAPNLSAIVGSAVAAKLMGTAGGLSALAKMPACNVQLLGAKKKNLAGFSTATSQFRVGYVEQTEIFQSTPPSLRMRACRLLAAKSTLASRVDSTRGDPTGKTGRTLRDEIRKKIEKWQEPPPAKQPKPLPVPDSDPKKKRGGRRLRKMKERYAITDMRKLANRMQFGVPEESSLGDGLGEGYGMLGQAGSGKLRVAVGQSKLATKVAKKFKEKQYGSSGATSGLTSSLAFTPVQGIELTNPQANANQLGSGTQSTYFSEVGTFSKIKRT from the exons GCAACTCTTGCTGATTCTTTCCTTGCAGACCTTGACGATTTATCTGACAATGAAGCTGATATTATT GATGAGGATGTCGGTGATGAGGAAGGCATGGAAGAAGATGTTGATGGTGACATGCCTGACATAGAATCTCTTAATTATGATGATCTAGATAGTGTTTCAAAATTACAAAAGACGCAGCGTTACATTGATATCATGCAG AAAGTTGAAAATGCGCTTGAGAAGGGTTCTGATAACCCTAGCCAGGGCATAGTTTTGGAAGATGATCCTGAATATCAGCTTATAGTTGACTGTAATGCATTGCTGGTTGACATGGAGAATGAAATCATTATTATTCACAATTTTATTCGTGATAAATATCGCCTGAAGTTTCCGGAGCTTGAATCTCTTGTACATCACCCTATTGACTATGCTCGAGTTGTAAAGAAAATTGGGAATGAAGTGGATTTAACCCTTGTTGATCTTGAAGGTCTTTTACCATCTGCTATCATTATGGTGGTTTCTGTTACAGCATCAACCACTAGTGGGAAGCCACTTCCAGAGGAGAACCTTAAAAAGACAATTGATGCATGTGATCGTGCTCTTGCTCTTGATTCAGCAAAGAAAAAGGTTCTTGATTTTGTAGAGAGCAGAATGGGATATATTGCACCGAATCTTTCTGCTATTGTTGGGAGTGCTGTTGCAGCAAAACTTATGGGGACTGCTGGTGGTCTGTCTGCGTTAGCCAAGATGCCAGCTTGTAACGTTCAGCTTCTTGGtgccaagaagaagaatctaGCAGGGTTTTCAACTGCAACATCCCAATTTCGTGTTGGCTATGTTGAGCAAACAGAGATATTTCAAAGCACACCTCCTTCTTTGAGGATGCGTGCCTGTCGACTTTTGGCTGCAAAATCCACACTTGCATCACGAGTAGATTCAACACGAGGAGATCCAACTGGAAAAACTGGAAGGACATTGAGGGATGAGATCCGTAAGAAGATTGAGAAATGGCAAGAGCCACCTCCTGCAAAGCAACCAAAACCTCTTCCTGTTCCAGATTCTGATCCCAAAAAGAAGAGGGGTGGTCGTCGGCTCcgaaagatgaaggaaag GTATGCAATTACTGACATGAGGAAACTGGCAAATAGGATGCAGTTTGGAGTACCTGAAGAAAGTTCTTTGG GTGATGGACTGGGAGAAGGGTATGGTATGCTTGGTCAGGCTGGAAGTGGGAAGTTACGTGTAGCTGTTGGTCAGAGCAAACTTGCTACCAAGGTTGCAAAGAA GTTCAAAGAAAAGCAGTATGGCAGCAGTGGAGCCACTTCAGGGTTGACGTCTAGTTTGGCATTTACACCTGTGCAG